TTGACTACAAGGCTATGCCCGCCCTCAGCCACGAGGCCCGCGAGAAGCTGCTGAAGATTCAGCCCGAAACGCTGGGCCAGGCCAGCCGCATCAGCGGCATCTCGCCAGCCGACGTGTCGGTGCTGATGGTGTATTTGAACCGTTAGGCGGCGGTTGCACTCCCGGGCCGGGCGGCCGGGGCCCTGCCAGCGGTGGGGCCCCAGCCGCCCGGCCCGGCCGTTTACCTTTGCCGCGTTAAGCACCGCGTTGCGGTGGGGTGGCCTAGGCTTTGTCCGGCTAGCTCTGCACGGCCGGCGCCCCAATCAGCACAGCCTGTGAATTACGAGAAAATAGAAAAGTGCCCAGTTTGTGGCAAAACCGAGTTTCGCAACAAATTGGTGGTGGAAGACCGCACGGTGAGCCACGAGAGCTTTGCCGTGGTGGCGTGCGCGGCCTGCGGGTTCCAGTTCACCAACCCCCGCCCGGGGCCCGCTGACATCGGGCGCTACTACGAATCGGCGGCTTATGTGTCGCACAACAGCGGCGCCGCCGGCCTCGTGAACCAAGTGTACCGCCTGGCCCGGGTGTTCACCATGCGCAGCAAAGTGCGCCTGCTGGGCCGCTACGCCCCCCAGCGCGGCCGCGTGCTGGACTACGGCTGCGGCACGGGCCACTTCCTGACCGCGGCCCGGGGCGCCGGCTGGCAAGTGGCCGGCCTCGAACCCAACGCCACTGCCCGCGCCGAAGCCACCCGGCGCGTGGGCCAGCCCATTGGGGGCCCCGAGGATTTGGCGACGCTGGCGGCGGGCTCATTCGACGCCATCACCCTCTGGCATGTGCTCGAACACGTGCACGCGCTCAACGAAACCCTGGCCCAGCTCGTGCGGCTGCTGCGGCCGGGCGGGGTGCTGCTCATCGCCGTGCCCAACGCGGCCAGCTTCGACGCCCAGCACTACGGGGCCCGGTGGGCGGCCTACGACGTGCCGCGCCACCTCTACCACTTCGTGCCCGCCACCATGGCCCGACTGCTCAAAAAACACCGGCTGGCCCTGCGCGCCACCTTGCCCATGCCCCTCGATGCCTACTACGTGAGCCTGCTGAGCGAGCCCGCCGAAAGCGGAGCCGGCCGCCTGCTGCGGGCCCTGCGCCTGGGCTACGCCTCCAACCGCGCCGCCGCCCGGCACGAAGGGCAATATTCGAGCCTGCTCTACGTAGCGGGGCGGGCTGCGGAGGGAGTTATTCCCAAATAGAAAACTGCCTAAAAAAGAACGTCATGCAGAGCGTAGCGCAGCATCTTTCCTGCGTAACTAATCCTGATTACTGGCGTGGAAAAGATGCTGCGCTGCGCTCTGCATGACGTTCTGCTTTTTTCTAACTCGGGGATAACTCTACTGGCTACCAATTACTGACGACTAAAAAACCATGCTTTTTCACGTTAGAAGATGGCTGGCCGTGGCGGCCCTGGGGGCCCTGGCGAGCTGCGCGGCCGTGGCCCCGCCCCAGGGGGGGCCCCGCGACGTGACGCCGCCGCGCCGCATAAGCAGCGTGCCCGACAGCGCGGCCCGCAACGTGAAATTGCAGTCGGTGCGGCTCGTGTTTTCGGAGTACGTGCAGGTGAAGGACCTGAGCAAGAACCTGCTCATCACGCCCCAGCTGCCGCCCGACAACAACTACAAATTGCGCGAGGACCGCAACTCGGTGACGCTGCTTTTCGACAAGCCGCTGGCCGACAGCACCACCTACAGCTTCAACTTCCGCAACGCGGTGGTGGACATCACGGAGAGCCTGCCGGCCAAAAACGCCCAGCTCAGCTTCAGCACCGGCGCCGTACTCGACTCGGGGGCCGTGCGCGGCACCGTCACGGACTTGCTCGCGGCCCTGCCTGTCAACGACGCCAGCGTGGCCCTGTTCCGGCTGGCCGACACGGCCGGCGTGCGCCGCGGCCGGCCCTACTACCTCACCCGCACCGACAAAAAAGGCCTGTATAGCCTGGGCTTTTTGCGGGCGGGCTCGTACCGGCTTTACGCCTTCGTGGACAAAAACACCAACAACCGCTTCGACGAGGGCGAGCGGATTGGCTACCTGCCCGCGCCCTTGGTGGTGGGCCCCACGCCCCTCGTAGCCGACTTGCAGCTGACCCGGCCCGACCGCCGGCCGCCGCTGCTCACCACCCAAACCCCAGGGCCCAACGTGCTGCGCGTGGTCTTCAACGAGGGGCTGGCCACCGCCGCCCTGGCCCCGCTGCCCGCCGCCGACCCCGCCCGCACCCCCGCCCCCGAAGCTGTGCAGCTCACCGATGGGGGACGCAACGTGCTGCTCTACAAGTCCCCAGGCCTCGCCGATGGCCGCTACCTGCTCACGGCCACCGACAGCAGCGGCAACGTGGCGCACGACACGCTGGCCGTGCGCTTCCCGGTGCCCGGCGCCGCTGCCCGCAAGGCCCCCAAGCCGCTGGCCTACGCCGTGGAGGGCAACCCGCGCAGCGTGTACCGCCAGGGCCGCGTGCGGCTGCAATTCCCGGTGCCGATGCTGGCCGTGGCCGGCCGGCCGGTGGGCACGCTGGTCGAAGACTCGGTGCGCCGCCGCCCCCTGCGCCTGCCCGCCGATGGCACCTTCAACGCCGCCCGCACCGAGCTGACGGTGACGCTGAACACCCAGGCCAAAAACCGCGTCGAGCTCGTGATTGACAGCACCGCCCTGCTGCCCGTGACGGGGCAGACGCTGCGCTGGCCCCGCCGCCCCGTGCGCTTCGAGCCGGGCGAGGTAGACCCCGACGGCACGCTGTTCGGCACCGTCAAAACCGAGCGCAAAAGCTTCGTTTTGCAGCTGCTTAATGACAAGTACGAGGTGGTGCAATCCCTGGCCTCGCCCGTAGGTAAGTACCGCTTCGAGCACGTGGCCCCCGGCAAGTACCGCCTGCGTGTGCTCGTCGACGCCAACGGCAACGGCCGCTGGGAAGGCGGCAACCCCGACCTGGTTACCCCCCCCGAGCCGGTGGTATTGCTCCCCAAAGTGTTCCAGATGCGTTCAAACTTTGAACTTGAAGAACCCTTAGCGTTTTAGTCTAAGTAGTCCACATTGGGGGATAACTTTAGGCTATTTCCAGTTACTGAGGGCATTTTTGGGCGGTAATCCACCCGTTTTCCACCGGCTTATCCACATCCCTTTGCCTGGGGCCCTATTTGGGTGGATAACCTGGGGGAAACCTACCGGGCCCGTGGGGATAATGTGCGCACAACTTTATTTGGTGGGAGAGGGGCCCCGCACAGGGCGCGCGGCCTGGGGACAACCGGGGATAACTCCCCCACTGGATATGCCCAATCCCCACCGGCCCCACCCGGTGGATTGTGCGTATGTGGAGAACGTAGGGATAGGTGGAAAAACGAATCAACACACTGATGTACAGCGCAATGATATCCACATTGCCGGTGGATATCCGGTGGACAACCCCCGCATTACCCACAAGTTATCCGCACGGTGGATAACCCCGCCGAGTTGTCCACTTGTTAACGTCCCTAATAACTGGAAATAGAAAGGGTTTTTTTGAAAAAAATTTAATCAAAGTTTATCCAGGTGGAAAACTCCCGGCCAGGGCCCCGGCACGCTGCGGCCGGCCGGGGGCCCCGGCGCTGGCCGGCTGGGGCCCCAGCCGGCCGGTTATCCCCGCAGTTGTTCACTTTATCCTCGCCGGGGCTCGGCGTCGGGCGGCTATCCACGTACTTATCCACTTTATCCCCATCGGGCCCCCCAATGCCGTTCGACTACACCCTCGATTTCCACACCGTTGATTTCCGCCAGCACCCCGAGCTGTACCGCGTGGGGCGCGGCGAGCAGGGCGTGCTGCTGGTGCAGCCCTACAAGGGCGAAATCCTGCCCCACTGGCGCTTCAAAGACGCGGCGGCGGCCACGGCTTCGTCGGATGCCATATGGGGCCTGTTCGAGGCGTATTTGAAGGCCGAGGACTTTGTGGGGGCCGACATGGCGCGCAAGTTTTTGCAGATGGGCTTCACCCGGGCCCGGCGCTACGCCAACCACCGCGGCGGCAAAAAGTACGCCGGCCCCGTGCCCGCCGACAAAAAAGGCCAGAGTGGGGCCCACGGCCGCGCCGAGCTGCCCCGCACCGACGCGCCCGACCCCGACAAGATTGCCGCCGCCGAAATCTTCGGCCGGAAGTGGGACGAGGCCAAGGCCCACCCCGACTACGTGCGCCAGAAAGACGCCTTCATCGCCCGCTACGGCAAGTAGCCGGGGCCCCCGGCCAACGCCGGGCCCCGCGCCCCGTTCTTACCTTTGCGCATCACTTTTACTTACCAGCCCAATGGCAACCATTCAGCCCTCCAGCATCGAGGAAAACGAAATTACCCTGGGCACCGGCATGGGCCTGCTGCGCTTCGGTGCCACCATGGACGAGGTGCGAACCCTGGTGGGCGAGCCCGAGGAAATCGAGGAATCGGAAGACGAAGACGAGTTTGAGCACCAGGAGTGGGTGTACCACGAGGAGGAATACCTCGTGTCGCTGTACTTCGACCGCGAGGACGACTTCCGCCTGAGCTGCATCGAAACCGACAACCCCAACATGCGCCTTTTCGGCGAAATCATCCAGGGCCAGCCGCTCGAAAAGATTCAAGCCCTGATGCAGCGCAACGGCGTGGCCGACGCCGAAGTGGAAACCATGGACGGCGGCGAAATGCGCCTAAGCTATGAGCAATCGATGATTGACTTGTACTTCGACGAGGGCATATTGCAATTCGTCAACTTTGGCGTCTTCATCAACGACGAATTGGAAGTGCAGTGGCCCAAATAGGTTCCCATAGTTATCCACAAAACAGCGGCTTTTCGCTGTGGATAAGTGGATAACTAAGTGAAAAGGGCCTGTTTATCGTTGGATTTGAATGTTGGCGGTCAACGTTTTCTTCCACCCGTCGGCTCAAAAACAAAAAGAGGCTGTCCAGTAAACCGGGCAGCCTCTTTTTGTTTTAGCAGCAACCGAGCGCAACATTACAACGGGCCATTGGACGGACGGTGGACAAGCAATTTTATCAAAAAATATATTTAACTATATATTTGTTAATCGTCAATCTTTCAACCAGCTTTTGCTATGAAAAAAATCATTTGTTGTTTGCCCGTACTTTTTGCTTGCACTGGGGCCCTGCCCGCCCAGGCTCAAAAGCCTTTGGCGGGGACTGCCTGGGTGGGCATGGCTGCCATTCCCGACCCCATGGAAGTGGTGTTGCAGTTCAAACAGGACACGGTAATCATGTTCGTTAAGGGCAGCAAGGAGGTGGCCGAAACCATGCGCTACACGCAGAAAGGCAACAATCAATTCACCTGGCAAAAAATAAGCGGCGGTAGCCCTTGCGACACCCAAACGCCCGGCACTTGGGCCTACAAGATCAAAAAGGACGAGGTAATGTTCACCCCAGTGAACGATCCTTGCCCCGGGCGGACAGCAGCTACACTGAACAAGCCCTTTAAAAAAATAACCTGGCCCACACCGTAGCCCCGGGGGCCCCTGAACGCAGCAACGCCCGGCACACTTAGCAGTGTCCGGGCGTTGTCGTGTGGGGCCCCCGGTGAGGCACGGATGAAGGTACTTACCCCAGCACCGCGCGGAACAGCAGGAACAGGGCCCCGGAGAGCACCATCGTGACGGGCACGGTGAGCACCCAGGCCAGGGCGATGTTGCGCACCATTTGGGGGTTCAGGTTTTTGATGCCGCGGTTGGCCACCATGCTGCCGGCAATGGCCGACGATAGCACGTGCGTAGTGGAAGAGGCCAGGCCGAAAGCCGTGCTGGCCCCGATCATGGCGGCGGCCACCAGCTCGGAGCTGGCGCCCTGGGCGTAGTTGAGGTGCTCCTTGCCGATGCGCTCGCCGATGGTCGTCACAATGCGCTGCCAGCCGATCATGGTGCCGCAGGCTAGCGACAGCGACACCACCAGCAGCACCCACCACGGGGCGTAGTCGGTGAAGGTTTTCATTTCCTTGATGGCCCCGTCGAAGGTGGCGCGGTCCTGGGCGCTGAGGCTCACCTTATCGGAGCCAAGCAACGATTTGGCGCGGTTGGCGGACAACAAAATGGCGCGCCGAATTTCGAATCGGGCGGTTTGGGGCAGCTGGGACACGTCGGTTTTGCCGGCAAACACGCGGTCGAGGTTCGCGGTCTGGGCGTTCACTTCGGTCAGCAGCTTTTGGTCGGCGGGGCTCAATTCGGCCTGGTTCACGCGGCCCATTACGAACTCCACCTTGGTCAGCGACTCGCGTAAATCCAACGGGTTCTTGCTTTGGTCGAGGGCGTAGAACGTGGGCACGATGCCGATGAGGATGAGCATGATCAGGCCCACGCCCTTTTGGCCGTCGTTTGAGCCGTGAAAGAAGCTCACCAGCGTGCACGTGACGACCAGCAGCAGCCGGATCCAGAGGGGCGGAGGCTTGCGCTTGTGCGGCTCCTTAAAAATGGCCTTGCTCTTGACGAAGCGCTTGAGCAAGAACATCATGCCGATGGTGAACGTGAAGCCCAGCACCGGGCTGGTGATGAGCGCCAGGCCCGTTTCGCCGGCCTTGGTCCAGTTTACGGCCGCGCCCTTGGAGCCCGGCAGCAGCGAAAAGGCGATGCCCACGCCCAAAATGGAGCCGATGAGGGCGTGCGACGACGACGAGGGCAGGCCGTAGTACCAAGTGCCCACGTTCCAGATAATGGCCGCTACAATTAAGGCCCCCACCATGGCAATGCCGTGGTACACGTTCTGGTCCACGAGGCTCTCGACCGGCAGCAAGTACACGATGCCCATGGCCACGGCAATGCCGCCCGAAAACACGCCGATGAAGTTCCAAAACGCCGACCAGACGACGGCCACCCAGGGCCGCAGCGTGTTGGTGTAGATGACCGTGGCCACGGCATTGGCCGTGTCGTGGAAGCCATTGACGAACTCGAACGCGCAGGCGGCCAGCAGGCACACGCCCAGCAGCAGCAACACATGGGGTTCTAATCCAAACATATAAGGGAATTTGGTGGTTGGGCGGGGTGCGGTTTGGGCGCAAAGGTAGCGGGGCATCCGGCAGCGGCTATGTTACCGAATTGTGTCGGCCCGCCGCCGGGCGCTTGCCCACCCGGGGCCCTAGGTGGCCGTCGGGGCCCCGCCGCCAAACGCAAAAAGCCCGGCCAAGCCGGGCTTGCGGGGGCAGAGGGGCCCCGGCGTAAATATTACTTAAAGCGGAATGCGCAGCACTACGTCGCTGGCCCCGGCAAACAGCCCGTAGCCGCCCGGCACGTTGGAGCGCAGCGGCGCAGGCTCGGCAAAAATGCTGTTTTCGGTGTCGTAGTAGCGCTGCACCGACAAGTAATAGTTGTACGTGTCGGCGGGAATACCGCTCACGAGCACCTCGATGAAGGCCGGCGCCGGCGGGCAGGGGTTGTAGCACCTCTCGCCCAGTGGATTGTGGAAAATCTCCCGCTTTAGTAAACGGTTCCAGCGAAGCGAGGGAGATGCTTCACTACGTTCAGTATGGCCGTTTTTATTAACTCAAGCACCTACTTAGAAAACCAAAAGCAAGCAGCGCTAAAAAGCCCGTTCTTCATGGAAAAACGGGCTTTTGGCACTGCTGCCGCGATACAGCTTACTTCCCGCCCAGCATATAGGACAGGTACAGCTGGAAGGCGCTGTTGCGGGCGCCCTGGCCGTTATAGTACTCGATGATATTCTTAAAGCTGCCGTTGTAACGCAGGCCGATGCCCAGCCCCTCGGGCATCTGGTAGCCCAGGCCTGCGGCATAACCGAAGTCTACCGCTCTGTGGCCACCACGGTTGCTGTAAGAACTGGCTGGATTATTAGCATTGCCGTCCTGCGAGTACTTGGCTGCTACCAGATAACCAAATTGGGGCCCTGCTTCGAAGAACAAACCGCCAGCGTTGAGGCGCCAGCACGGGTATATCAATGTAATCCAGCGTCTGTTTTCTTTCTAACATGGCTCCGAAACCGTCATCCTCATTGATTTTGTAGCCTTTCATAGAATATAAAAGCTCGGGTTGAATGGAGAAAACGTCATTAATGGGCAGGTTGGCTATGAACCCACCGTGGAAACCCAACTTGTTCTTAATGTCAAAACCCATGGTGCTGCTGCCAACTACGTTGGTTAGCGAAGCGCCAGCTTTGATGCCAAACGAAGGACTTTGGGCATGAGCCGCGGCGGCCGTAACGGCCAGTAGGACAGTAAATAGAATTGTTTTTTTCATACGAATAGGGCAAAGAGTATACACGGGAACGCAAGATGA
This genomic stretch from Hymenobacter sp. PAMC 26628 harbors:
- a CDS encoding DUF4385 domain-containing protein gives rise to the protein MPFDYTLDFHTVDFRQHPELYRVGRGEQGVLLVQPYKGEILPHWRFKDAAAATASSDAIWGLFEAYLKAEDFVGADMARKFLQMGFTRARRYANHRGGKKYAGPVPADKKGQSGAHGRAELPRTDAPDPDKIAAAEIFGRKWDEAKAHPDYVRQKDAFIARYGK
- a CDS encoding inorganic phosphate transporter, yielding MFGLEPHVLLLLGVCLLAACAFEFVNGFHDTANAVATVIYTNTLRPWVAVVWSAFWNFIGVFSGGIAVAMGIVYLLPVESLVDQNVYHGIAMVGALIVAAIIWNVGTWYYGLPSSSSHALIGSILGVGIAFSLLPGSKGAAVNWTKAGETGLALITSPVLGFTFTIGMMFLLKRFVKSKAIFKEPHKRKPPPLWIRLLLVVTCTLVSFFHGSNDGQKGVGLIMLILIGIVPTFYALDQSKNPLDLRESLTKVEFVMGRVNQAELSPADQKLLTEVNAQTANLDRVFAGKTDVSQLPQTARFEIRRAILLSANRAKSLLGSDKVSLSAQDRATFDGAIKEMKTFTDYAPWWVLLVVSLSLACGTMIGWQRIVTTIGERIGKEHLNYAQGASSELVAAAMIGASTAFGLASSTTHVLSSAIAGSMVANRGIKNLNPQMVRNIALAWVLTVPVTMVLSGALFLLFRAVLG
- a CDS encoding methyltransferase domain-containing protein, with product MNYEKIEKCPVCGKTEFRNKLVVEDRTVSHESFAVVACAACGFQFTNPRPGPADIGRYYESAAYVSHNSGAAGLVNQVYRLARVFTMRSKVRLLGRYAPQRGRVLDYGCGTGHFLTAARGAGWQVAGLEPNATARAEATRRVGQPIGGPEDLATLAAGSFDAITLWHVLEHVHALNETLAQLVRLLRPGGVLLIAVPNAASFDAQHYGARWAAYDVPRHLYHFVPATMARLLKKHRLALRATLPMPLDAYYVSLLSEPAESGAGRLLRALRLGYASNRAAARHEGQYSSLLYVAGRAAEGVIPK
- a CDS encoding DUF4249 family protein, with product MSGIPADTYNYYLSVQRYYDTENSIFAEPAPLRSNVPGGYGLFAGASDVVLRIPL
- a CDS encoding Ig-like domain-containing protein encodes the protein MLFHVRRWLAVAALGALASCAAVAPPQGGPRDVTPPRRISSVPDSAARNVKLQSVRLVFSEYVQVKDLSKNLLITPQLPPDNNYKLREDRNSVTLLFDKPLADSTTYSFNFRNAVVDITESLPAKNAQLSFSTGAVLDSGAVRGTVTDLLAALPVNDASVALFRLADTAGVRRGRPYYLTRTDKKGLYSLGFLRAGSYRLYAFVDKNTNNRFDEGERIGYLPAPLVVGPTPLVADLQLTRPDRRPPLLTTQTPGPNVLRVVFNEGLATAALAPLPAADPARTPAPEAVQLTDGGRNVLLYKSPGLADGRYLLTATDSSGNVAHDTLAVRFPVPGAAARKAPKPLAYAVEGNPRSVYRQGRVRLQFPVPMLAVAGRPVGTLVEDSVRRRPLRLPADGTFNAARTELTVTLNTQAKNRVELVIDSTALLPVTGQTLRWPRRPVRFEPGEVDPDGTLFGTVKTERKSFVLQLLNDKYEVVQSLASPVGKYRFEHVAPGKYRLRVLVDANGNGRWEGGNPDLVTPPEPVVLLPKVFQMRSNFELEEPLAF